A single window of Callithrix jacchus isolate 240 chromosome 6, calJac240_pri, whole genome shotgun sequence DNA harbors:
- the CYP27A1 gene encoding sterol 26-hydroxylase, mitochondrial isoform X1 has product MAALGCARLRWALRGAGRGLCPHGARAKGAIPAAFPVDKAAEAPGAGPGDRRRLRSLEEIPRLGQLRFLFQLFAQGYALKLHKLQVLYKAKFSPMWISNMGPQMHVNLASAPLVEQVMRQEGKYPVRNDMELWKEHRDLQDLTYGPFTTEGHHWYQLRQALNQRMLKPAEAALYTDAFNEVIDDFMIRLDQLRAESASGNQVSDMAQLFYYFALEAICYILFEKRIGCLERSIPEETVTFVTSIGLMFQNSLYATFLPKWTRSVLPFWKRYLDGWNVIFSFGKKLIDEKVKEVETQLLVAGPDGVQVSGYLHFLLTSGQLSPREAMGSLPELLMAGVDTTSNTLTWALYHLSKHPEIQAALHEEVVGVVPAGQVPQHKDFAHMPLLKAVLKETLRLYPVVPTNSRIVEKETEVDGFLFPKNTQFVFCHYVVSRDPDTFSDPESFQPYRWLRNSQSATLRIQHPFGSVPFGYGVRACLGRRIAELEMQLLLARLIQKYQVVLAPETGEVKSVARIVLVPNKKVGLQFLQRQC; this is encoded by the exons ATGGCTGCGCTGGGCTgcgcgaggctgaggtgggcgctGCGAGGGGCCGGCCGTGGCCTCTGCCCCCATGGGGCCAGAGCCAAGGGCGCGATCCCTGCAGCCTTCCCGGTGGATAAGGCCGCTGAAGCTCCCGGAGCCGGACCTGGTGACCGGCGGCGGCTACGGAGCTTAGAGGAGATTCCACGTCTAGGGCAGCTGCGCTTCCTCTTCCAGCTGTTTGCTCAAGGTTACGCCTTGAAGCTGCACAAGTTACAG GTGCTTTACAAGGCCAAGTTCAGTCCAATGTGGATATCCAACATGGGGCCTCAGATGCACGTGAACCTGGCCAGTGCCCCACTCGTGGAGCAAGTGATGCGGCAAGAGGGCAAGTACCCAGTACGGAATGACATGGAGCTATGGAAGGAGCACCGGGACCTGCAAGACTTGACCTATGGGCCATTCACCAC GGAAGGACACCACTGGTACCAGCTGCGCCAGGCTCTGAACCAGCGAATGCTGAAGCCAGCAGAGGCAGCGCTCTATACAGATGCTTTCAATGAGGTGATTGATGACTTTATGATACGACTGGATCAGCTGCGGGCAGAGAGTGCTTCGGGGAACCAGGTGTCAGACATGGCTCAACTCTTTTACTACTTTGCCTTGGAAG CTATTTGCTACATCCTGTTCGAAAAACGCATTGGTTGCCTGGAGCGATCCATCCCTGAGGAAACTGTGACCTTTGTCACATCCATCGGGCTCATGTTCCAGAACTCACTCTACGCCACCTTCCTCCCCAAGTGGACTCGCTCTGTGCTGCCTTTCTGGAAGCGATACCTGGATGGTTGGAATGTCATCTTCTCCTTTG GGAAGAAGCTGATTGATGAGAAAGTCAAGGAAGTGGAGACCCAGCTGCTGGTAGCAGGGCCAGATGGCGTCCAGGTGTCTGGCTACCTGCACTTCCTGCTGACCAGTGGACAGCTCAGCCCTCGGGAGGCCATGGGAAGCCTGCCTGAGCTGCTTATGGCTGGAGTGGACACG ACATCCAACACGCTGACATGGGCCCTGTACCACCTCTCAAAGCACCCTGAGATCCAGGCGGCCTTGCATGAGGAAGTGGTGGGTGTGGTGCCAGCTGGCCAGGTGCCCCAGCACAAGGACTTTGCCCACATGCCCTTGCTCAAAGCTGTGCTTAAGGAGACTCTGCG CCTCTACCCTGTGGTCCCCACAAATTCCCGGATCgtagaaaaggaaactgaagttgATGGCTTCCTCTTCCCCAAGAAC ACCCAATTTGTGTTCTGCCACTACGTGGTATCCCGGGACCCTGACACCTTCTCTGACCCTGAGAGCTTCCAGCCCTACCGCTGGCTGAGGAACAGCCAGTCTGCTACCCTCAGAATCCAGCACCCATTTGGCTCTGTGCCCTTTGGCTATGGGGTGCGGGCCTGCCTAGGCCGCAGGATTGCAGAGCTGGAAATGCAGCTACTCCTGGCAAGG CTGATCCAGAAGTACCAGGTGGTCCTGGCCCCAGAGACGGGAGAGGTGAAGAGTGTGGCCCGCATTGTCCTGGTTCCCAATAAGAAAGTGGGCCTGCAGTTCCTGCAGAGACAGTGCTGA
- the CYP27A1 gene encoding sterol 26-hydroxylase, mitochondrial isoform X2, translated as MAALGCARLRWALRGAGRGLCPHGARAKGAIPAAFPVDKAAEAPGAGPGDRRRLRSLEEIPRLGQLRFLFQLFAQGYALKLHKLQVLYKAKFSPMWISNMGPQMHVNLASAPLVEQVMRQEGKYPVRNDMELWKEHRDLQDLTYGPFTTEGHHWYQLRQALNQRMLKPAEAALYTDAFNEVIDDFMIRLDQLRAESASGNQVSDMAQLFYYFALEAICYILFEKRIGCLERSIPEETVTFVTSIGLMFQNSLYATFLPKWTRSVLPFWKRYLDGWNVIFSFGKKLIDEKVKEVETQLLVAGPDGVQVSGYLHFLLTSGQLSPREAMGSLPELLMAGVDTTSNTLTWALYHLSKHPEIQAALHEEVVGVVPAGQVPQHKDFAHMPLLKAVLKETLRLYPVVPTNSRIVEKETEVDGFLFPKNLIQKYQVVLAPETGEVKSVARIVLVPNKKVGLQFLQRQC; from the exons ATGGCTGCGCTGGGCTgcgcgaggctgaggtgggcgctGCGAGGGGCCGGCCGTGGCCTCTGCCCCCATGGGGCCAGAGCCAAGGGCGCGATCCCTGCAGCCTTCCCGGTGGATAAGGCCGCTGAAGCTCCCGGAGCCGGACCTGGTGACCGGCGGCGGCTACGGAGCTTAGAGGAGATTCCACGTCTAGGGCAGCTGCGCTTCCTCTTCCAGCTGTTTGCTCAAGGTTACGCCTTGAAGCTGCACAAGTTACAG GTGCTTTACAAGGCCAAGTTCAGTCCAATGTGGATATCCAACATGGGGCCTCAGATGCACGTGAACCTGGCCAGTGCCCCACTCGTGGAGCAAGTGATGCGGCAAGAGGGCAAGTACCCAGTACGGAATGACATGGAGCTATGGAAGGAGCACCGGGACCTGCAAGACTTGACCTATGGGCCATTCACCAC GGAAGGACACCACTGGTACCAGCTGCGCCAGGCTCTGAACCAGCGAATGCTGAAGCCAGCAGAGGCAGCGCTCTATACAGATGCTTTCAATGAGGTGATTGATGACTTTATGATACGACTGGATCAGCTGCGGGCAGAGAGTGCTTCGGGGAACCAGGTGTCAGACATGGCTCAACTCTTTTACTACTTTGCCTTGGAAG CTATTTGCTACATCCTGTTCGAAAAACGCATTGGTTGCCTGGAGCGATCCATCCCTGAGGAAACTGTGACCTTTGTCACATCCATCGGGCTCATGTTCCAGAACTCACTCTACGCCACCTTCCTCCCCAAGTGGACTCGCTCTGTGCTGCCTTTCTGGAAGCGATACCTGGATGGTTGGAATGTCATCTTCTCCTTTG GGAAGAAGCTGATTGATGAGAAAGTCAAGGAAGTGGAGACCCAGCTGCTGGTAGCAGGGCCAGATGGCGTCCAGGTGTCTGGCTACCTGCACTTCCTGCTGACCAGTGGACAGCTCAGCCCTCGGGAGGCCATGGGAAGCCTGCCTGAGCTGCTTATGGCTGGAGTGGACACG ACATCCAACACGCTGACATGGGCCCTGTACCACCTCTCAAAGCACCCTGAGATCCAGGCGGCCTTGCATGAGGAAGTGGTGGGTGTGGTGCCAGCTGGCCAGGTGCCCCAGCACAAGGACTTTGCCCACATGCCCTTGCTCAAAGCTGTGCTTAAGGAGACTCTGCG CCTCTACCCTGTGGTCCCCACAAATTCCCGGATCgtagaaaaggaaactgaagttgATGGCTTCCTCTTCCCCAAGAAC CTGATCCAGAAGTACCAGGTGGTCCTGGCCCCAGAGACGGGAGAGGTGAAGAGTGTGGCCCGCATTGTCCTGGTTCCCAATAAGAAAGTGGGCCTGCAGTTCCTGCAGAGACAGTGCTGA
- the CYP27A1 gene encoding sterol 26-hydroxylase, mitochondrial isoform X3 — MWISNMGPQMHVNLASAPLVEQVMRQEGKYPVRNDMELWKEHRDLQDLTYGPFTTEGHHWYQLRQALNQRMLKPAEAALYTDAFNEVIDDFMIRLDQLRAESASGNQVSDMAQLFYYFALEAICYILFEKRIGCLERSIPEETVTFVTSIGLMFQNSLYATFLPKWTRSVLPFWKRYLDGWNVIFSFGKKLIDEKVKEVETQLLVAGPDGVQVSGYLHFLLTSGQLSPREAMGSLPELLMAGVDTTSNTLTWALYHLSKHPEIQAALHEEVVGVVPAGQVPQHKDFAHMPLLKAVLKETLRLYPVVPTNSRIVEKETEVDGFLFPKNTQFVFCHYVVSRDPDTFSDPESFQPYRWLRNSQSATLRIQHPFGSVPFGYGVRACLGRRIAELEMQLLLARLIQKYQVVLAPETGEVKSVARIVLVPNKKVGLQFLQRQC; from the exons ATGTGGATATCCAACATGGGGCCTCAGATGCACGTGAACCTGGCCAGTGCCCCACTCGTGGAGCAAGTGATGCGGCAAGAGGGCAAGTACCCAGTACGGAATGACATGGAGCTATGGAAGGAGCACCGGGACCTGCAAGACTTGACCTATGGGCCATTCACCAC GGAAGGACACCACTGGTACCAGCTGCGCCAGGCTCTGAACCAGCGAATGCTGAAGCCAGCAGAGGCAGCGCTCTATACAGATGCTTTCAATGAGGTGATTGATGACTTTATGATACGACTGGATCAGCTGCGGGCAGAGAGTGCTTCGGGGAACCAGGTGTCAGACATGGCTCAACTCTTTTACTACTTTGCCTTGGAAG CTATTTGCTACATCCTGTTCGAAAAACGCATTGGTTGCCTGGAGCGATCCATCCCTGAGGAAACTGTGACCTTTGTCACATCCATCGGGCTCATGTTCCAGAACTCACTCTACGCCACCTTCCTCCCCAAGTGGACTCGCTCTGTGCTGCCTTTCTGGAAGCGATACCTGGATGGTTGGAATGTCATCTTCTCCTTTG GGAAGAAGCTGATTGATGAGAAAGTCAAGGAAGTGGAGACCCAGCTGCTGGTAGCAGGGCCAGATGGCGTCCAGGTGTCTGGCTACCTGCACTTCCTGCTGACCAGTGGACAGCTCAGCCCTCGGGAGGCCATGGGAAGCCTGCCTGAGCTGCTTATGGCTGGAGTGGACACG ACATCCAACACGCTGACATGGGCCCTGTACCACCTCTCAAAGCACCCTGAGATCCAGGCGGCCTTGCATGAGGAAGTGGTGGGTGTGGTGCCAGCTGGCCAGGTGCCCCAGCACAAGGACTTTGCCCACATGCCCTTGCTCAAAGCTGTGCTTAAGGAGACTCTGCG CCTCTACCCTGTGGTCCCCACAAATTCCCGGATCgtagaaaaggaaactgaagttgATGGCTTCCTCTTCCCCAAGAAC ACCCAATTTGTGTTCTGCCACTACGTGGTATCCCGGGACCCTGACACCTTCTCTGACCCTGAGAGCTTCCAGCCCTACCGCTGGCTGAGGAACAGCCAGTCTGCTACCCTCAGAATCCAGCACCCATTTGGCTCTGTGCCCTTTGGCTATGGGGTGCGGGCCTGCCTAGGCCGCAGGATTGCAGAGCTGGAAATGCAGCTACTCCTGGCAAGG CTGATCCAGAAGTACCAGGTGGTCCTGGCCCCAGAGACGGGAGAGGTGAAGAGTGTGGCCCGCATTGTCCTGGTTCCCAATAAGAAAGTGGGCCTGCAGTTCCTGCAGAGACAGTGCTGA